The Dysidea avara chromosome 13, odDysAvar1.4, whole genome shotgun sequence genome includes a region encoding these proteins:
- the LOC136243694 gene encoding uncharacterized protein codes for MYNQSEYRCFSVLKLGLEPNEYKEALNSKLIALMSHEMEQRFKGTLPRIVKLCLQSVCIKPKITRPEELDRRRRSNVLYKRVLLLYDERGLKRKRQSVQYSSDKTLAQSQQQSVSALVELGASPMKLLEQTSGHQGTRVHYKVVNKKYHEDQSVLLALLPELLQIHVTPESSDLKLTETEKFCCLIDNYTVILMDFCKNLTCRNCDIPSPDQLLLLGIILILCERVVMGRQVADWEVSNDLMSVKGWRRWKDHVQVMISFTAMWTILLMVFTLLKRNWKQFREIVKIHADLDTLISEIFHYYGWSWPHPNNADSTDYYSDPKFVTRVLMFWSLILLIVILTSIMTFP; via the coding sequence ATGTACAACCAATCCGAGTACCGTTGTTTTAGCGTTTTAAAACTTGGCCTAGAGCCTAATGAGTATAAAGAAGCTCTTAATAGTAAGTTGATTGCTTTGATGTCTCACGAAATGGAGCAAAGATTTAAGGGAACTTTACCTAGAATAGTGAAATTGTGTTTACAAAGTGTGTGCATTAAACCCAAAATCACCCGACCGGAGGAATTGGACAGAAGGAGACGCAGCAATGTTTTATATAAGAGAGTGttactactgtatgatgaaaGAGGACTCAAACGTAAAAGGCAAAGTGTACAATACAGTAGTGACAAAACACTTGCACAAAGCCAGCAGCAGTCAGTGTCAGCTCTAGTAGAGCTAGGTGCATCACCTATGAAACTACTAGAACAAACCAGTGGACATCAAGGTACTAGAGTACATTATAAAGTTGTCAATAAAAAGTATCATGAAGACCAGAGTGTACTTTTAGCACTTCTTCCTGAACTATTACAAATTCATGTAACACCAGAGTCATCTGATTTGAAGTTAACAGAGACAGAAAAGTTTTGTTGTTTGATTGATAACTACACTGTTATTCTCATGGACTTCTGTAAAAATTTAACATGCCGTAACTGTGATATACCCAGCCCTGATCAACTCCTTTTACTAGGCATCATCTTAATATTATGTGAAAGGGTGGTTATGGGACGGCAGGTTGCTGATTGGGAAGTTAGTAATGACCTGATGTCAGTCAAGGGATGGAGAAGGTGGAAGGATCATGTACAAGTAATGATCTCTTTTACAGCCATGTGGACTATCCTGTTAATGGTTTTCACACTATTAAAACGTAACTGGAAGCAATTTAGAGAGATTGTTAAAATCCATGCAGATCTGGATACCTTGATTAGTGAGATCTTCCATTATTATGGTTGGTCATGGCCACATCCTAATAATGCTGATTCTACTGACTATTATTCTGATCCTAAGTTTGTGACTAGAGTGTTAATGTTTTGGAGTTTGATTTTGCTTATTGTGATTTTAACATCTATAATGACTTTCCCATGA
- the LOC136243688 gene encoding probable 18S rRNA (guanine-N(7))-methyltransferase isoform X2, translating to MASGRPEHRGPPELFYDEKEARKYTQNTRMIEIQMQMAERATELLALPDEPHYLLDIGCGSGLSGEQLTDLGHYWVGVDISEHMLAVAQEGEVEGDLFLCDIGQGLGFRPGSFDGAISISALQWLCNADKKEHHVPKRLFKFFSSLYACLTRGAKAVLQFYPENSAQMELITQQSMKAGFTGGIVIDYPNSAKAKKIFLCLFTAGVTASLPKGLGTGVGENGKPNSIPFAEARREVRKKGSKVSLKSREWVIAKKERRQRQGKGGVRLDSKYTGRRRKPHF from the exons ATGGCTTCGGGAAGGCCAGAGCATCGTGGCCCGCCAGAGTTG TTCTATGACGAGAAAGAAGCAAGAAAGTACACTCAGAA TACTCGGATGATTGAGATACAAATGCAGATGGCAGAAAGGGCAACAGAATTACTGGCCCTACCTGATGAACCACATTACCTCTTGGATATTGG ATGTGGTTCTGGGTTGAGCGGTGAGCAGCTGACAGACTTGGGTCATTACTGGGTTGGTGTTGATATCAGTGAACACATGTTAG CTGTGGCACAGGAAGGAGAGGTTGAAGGTGATCTGTTTTTGTGTGACATAGGACAAGGTCTTGGATTTAGGCCAGGCAGTTTTGATGGTGCCATAAG CATATCAGCACTGCAGTGGTTGTGTAATGCTGACAAAAAAGAACACCATGTACCAAAAAGATTGTTCAAGTTCTTCTCCAGCCTTTATGCTTGCTTA aCAAGAGGTGCTAAAGCTGTGCTACAATTTTACCCAGAAAACTCGGCGCAA ATGGAGTTGATAACACAGCAGTCCATGAAGGCTGGCTTCACTGGTGGGATTGTGATTGACTATCCCAATAGTGCTAAAGCCAAAAA GATATTCTTATGTTTATTTACTGCTGGGGTTACTGCTAGCTTACCCAAG GGGTTAGGTACAGGAGTTGGTGAGAATGGCAAGCCAAATTCAATACCATTTGCTGAAGCAAG GAGAGAAGTGAGAAAAAAGGGCAGTAAGGTGTCTTTGAAGAGTCGAGAGTGGGTGATAGCTAAGAAGGAACGAAGACAACGACAGGGAAAAGG AGGTGTCCGTTTGGATTCCAAATACACTGGAAGGAGAAGAAAACCACATTTTTGA
- the LOC136243688 gene encoding uncharacterized MFS-type transporter YhjX-like isoform X1 codes for MAISWRTKKRAMAISSLIGGVLVHLTLGTIYTYSNMAPYIISYIRNHSHPVRLRGVDAPWVFSSAAIGQSLSMYFGGLLAHKLSVRLATASGCVTLVCGIMLSYITIKVSYWVFLVTYGIMYGVGAGLAYVGPLYCVIRWFPNHKGLVNGLVVAGYGSGALIFSFVQSAYINPNNLSPSKNCPHHSNEKYFDNESLLRKVPYSFLLLGGIYFVIQLVGCMMIFEPRKSPNGRNPVICCDGTVDPEMDAMISPDSPTAVDIAVSSSCSGYSSIPIDASYKSQKSDASFLDSVAGQSNQALLPSNGTHFPLGTKSPQYLLVNDSYEQKKAREETLHSESVHPDNQHLLKPVPDQMEPVSLRPIELLKDVNFYLLWFMFLLNTEAVIYVTSVSKIFGETFIGSDRFLTAVISASSGFNAAGRILWGLVSDRVSFKFAMVIMTALATAFLSTFYFSSLVDSRSMYFIWLCMIYLCLGGNYSLFPTATCQLFGPRHMAANYGLLFTAHAVSAVTGAVLSSSFSKSAGWFGSFITVAGFSCMGFLLSLVIRERKILRLSHH; via the coding sequence ATGGCAATCTCTTGGAGGACAAAGAAAAGGGCTATGGCCATCTCATCACTGATTGGTGGGGTCCTAGTACACCTAACACTGGGTACAATATACACCTATTCCAATATGGCACCCTACATCATCTCGTATATCAGGAATCATTCCCATCCTGTGCGTCTCAGAGGTGTTGATGCTCCATGGGTGTTTTCTTCAGCTGCAATTGGACAAAGTTTGAGTATGTACTTTGGAGGCTTACTGGCACACAAGCTTTCTGTGAGATTAGCAACTGCCTCTGGCTGTGTGACACTGGTGTGTGGGATAATGCTAAGTTACATCACAATCAAAGTGTCATATTGGGTATTCTTGGTCACTTATGGTATCATGTATGGGGTTGGAGCAGGTCTAGCATATGTTGGTCCATTGTACTGTGTCATCCGTTGGTTCCCTAATCATAAAGGACTTGTTAATGGCCTCGTGGTGGCTGGCTATGGCAGTGGTGCTCTCATATTCAGTTTTGTTCAATCAGCATATATCAATCCTAATAATTTGTCACCATCTAAAAATTGTCCACACCATAGCAATGAGAAGTATTTTGATAATGAGTCTTTGCTTAGGAAAGTTCCATATAGCTTCCTGCTACTAGGTGGAATATACTTTGTCATTCAGTTAGTGGGGTGTATGATGATATTTGAGCCCCGGAAATCACCAAATGGCAGAAACCCTGTGATATGTTGTGATGGCACTGTTGACCCAGAGATGGATGCAATGATTTCACCAGATAGCCCCACAGCTGTGGATATAGCAGTGTCATCATCATGCAGTGGCTATAGCTCAATTCCAATTGATGCCTCATACAAAAGCCAGAAAAGCGATGCTTCATTTCTGGACAGTGTTGCTGGTCAGAGTAATCAAGCTTTGCTCCCATCTAATGGGACACACTTTCCTCTAGGTACTAAGTCTCCACAATATTTGCTTGTCAATGATTCGTATGAACAGAAAAAAGCACGAGAGGAGACCCTTCATTCAGAGAGTGTGCACCCTGATAATCAACATCTACTCAAACCTGTACCAGATCAAATGGAGCCAGTGAGCCTACGACCAATAGAATTACTAAAAGATGTCAATTTTTATTTGCTTTGGTTTATGTTTCTACTCAATACTGAAGCTGTTATATATGTTACTTCTGTCAGCAAAATATTTGGTGAAACCTTCATTGGCAGTGACCGATTTTTGACTGCTGTTATTTCTGCTTCTTCAGGGTTCAATGCAGCTGGTAGAATTTTGTGGGGTTTGGTCTCAGACAGAGTTTCATTCAAGTTCGCAATGGTCATCATGACAGCTTTAGCAACAGCATTCTTGTCGACCTTTTATTTTTCGAGTTTAGTTGACAGTCGATCCATGTACTTCATATGGTTGTGTATGATTTACCTGTGTCTAGGTGGAAACTATTCATTATTCCCAACTGCTACCTGTCAGCTGTTTGGTCCACGACACATGGCTGCCAACTATGGTTTACTGTTTACAGCTCATGCAGTGTCAGCTGTTACAGGTGCTGTGCTCTCGTCATCTTTCTCTAAGAGTGCTGGCTGGTTTGGATCCTTCATCACTGTGGCAGGTTTTAGTTGTATGGGATTTCTGCTTTCCCTTGTGATCCGTGAAAGAAAAATTCTCCGTTTATCTCATCACTGA
- the LOC136243379 gene encoding dnaJ homolog subfamily C member 30, mitochondrial-like: MCLKGPWSTTYMSTCYPTGRSTLVGRLCYSTLYHNADKDFYSILEVPRKATQAQIKSAYYKLSMKYHPDKNQGNREAHRKFVEIGEAYAALGQIESRRKYDIELGFTHPQVRSSSVQRQKFTYTPPPNASHGPQFNFDEFYKAHYGHTKHWKRQQQWEAQQKTEVKQTPRVTGVPPHLWFALAFTTVSVIVVVLGGIATVGIVTVTIIRKIFSQ, encoded by the coding sequence ATGTGCCTGAAGGGACCATGGAGCACCACTTACATGTCCACGTGCTACCCCACTGGTCGGAGTACCCTAGTTGGAAGGCTATGCTATTCTACACTTTATCATAATGCTGATAAAGACTTTTACTCCATTTTGGAGGTGCCTCGTAAGGCCACACAAGCTCAGATCAAATCAGCTTACTACAAACTCTCAATGAAATATCACCCAGATAAAAATCAAGGGAACAGAGAGGCTCATAGAAAGTTTGTCGAAATAGGTGAGGCGTATGCAGCACTAGGGCAGATTGAGTCAAGAAGGAAGTACGATATAGAGTTGGGGTTTACACATCCACAAGTCAGGTCTTCATCAGTGCAGAGACAAAAATTTACATATACTCCACCGCCAAATGCATCTCATGGGCCACAGTTCAATTTTGATGAGTTCTACAAGGCACATTATGGCCACACTAAACACTGGAAGAGACAACAGCAATGGGAGGCTCAACAAAAGACTGAGGTGAAGCAAACACCAAGAGTAACTGGTGTTCCTCCACACTTGTGGTTTGCTCTGGCATTCACCACAGTGTCAGTAATAGTTGTTGTATTGGGTGGCATTGCTACAGTAGGTATTGTAACAGTAACAATAATCAGAAAGATATTTTCACAATAA
- the LOC136243693 gene encoding vacuolar protein sorting-associated protein 37B-like, which produces MSMSMPRPAPVPRKRAVSGPSLSQNSTSSSDLQVTGLRSTLDEMSMPELRAVLDDVASLHELIMNLNVPRLKELLEKKQSTSTENKKLATDNLEHKPKLENLQNELLTAQSEVKNLLDTYKQYYNELTELAKKMDNEKIFTDLQKSVSDLENQTEEIGEAFLSSKMNEEQFLDQYLQSRASYWLRKVKVEKMDELLHQTAPKIPPRRSAPPKIPAPYRSTTRGNMPTASPRANTIPGDNNPQPAPVQQPPYQPQSPVAATTQGAPYTHPPQYQQPAPPRPSYQPPPGSYPPSARPVYQPPSTRPAYQPPSTRPAYQPPSTRPAYQPPSTRSAYQPPVSYPQQTGYRPPGYPQQPGYPPQPGYRPPPQPSYQPGYRPQPAAGYRPPGYPQQPARPPYQPYYGGGYR; this is translated from the exons ATGTCGATGTCAATGCCAAGACCAGCTCCTGTTCCTAGAAAGAGGGCAGTATCAGGACCCTCCTTATCGCAAAATTCCACTTCATCATCAGACCTACAGGTCACGGGATTACGCAGTACTTTAGACGAAATGAGCATGCCAGAGTTACGTGCCGTGTTGGATGATGTGGCGTCTCTACACGAGTTGATAATGAACTTAAATGTGCCACGG CTTAAAGAACTGCTGGAGAAGAAGCAGTCTACTTCTACTGAGAACAAGAAGTTAGCTACAGATAACTTGGAGCACAAGCCAAAGCTTGAGAACCTGCAGAATGAACTATTAACTGCACAGTCTGAGGTGAAGAATTTGTTGGACACATACAAGCAGTATTACAACGAACTGA CTGAATTGGCTAAAAAGATGGATAACGAAAAAATCTTCACAGATCTACAAAAGTCAGTTAGTGATCTTGAAAATCAAACTGAG GAGATTGGAGAAGCTTTTCTATCATCTAAAATGAATGAAGAGCAATTTTTGGATCAGTATCTTCAGTCTAGAGCTAGCTATTGGTTGAGGAAGGTTAAAGTTGAAAAGATGGATGAATTGTTGCACCAGACTGCTCCGAAAATTCCTCCAAGACGTTCTGCACCACCCAAGATTCCTGCACCCTATCGAAGCACCACCCGTGGGAACATGCCAACAGCTTCTCCCAGAGCAAATACCATCCCTGGAGACAATAATCCCCAACCAGCTCCAGTTCAACAACCACCTTACCAGCCACAGTCACCAGTAGCAGCAACAACACAAGGAGCACCATACACACATCCACCACAATATCAACAACCAGCACCACCTAGACCAAGTTATCAGCCCCCTCCAGGATCATACCCTCCATCAGCAAGACCTGTTTATCAGCCACCGTCAACAAGGCCTGCTTATCAGCCACCGTCAACAAGGCCTGCTTATCAGCCACCGTCAACAAGGCCTGCTTATCAGCCACCGTCAACAAGGTCTGCTTATCAGCCACCTGTGTCATATCCTCAGCAAACTGGCTACCGACCTCCTGGGTACCCACAACAGCCTGGTTATCCACCACAGCCTGGATATAGGCCACCACCACAACCTAGTTATCAACCTGGATACAGGCCGCAACCTGCAGCTGGTTACAGACCACCTGGTTATCCCCAACAACCTGCAAGGCCACCCTACCAACCTTATTATGGGGGAGGATATCGATAG
- the LOC136243684 gene encoding cilia- and flagella-associated protein 251-like — MSETGEDTKSPDKSSTEPEESGDDADNELTPTKPTPVTEQYESVVASAKPGDLHKSESKLRQPLNITWSFGYNSSLPVHNLSDNNRKMIFYASAHTGVLYDCTGNEQFLLQGHSNPITCTCSSADKRWLVTADVGKDCLVSIWDSYSGVPVRSIFDGLGSGTIAAAMSSDVCFIILISYATPQVVSVWDWTTESDEPISKVKLDPMYGQQKFVDFSQEDPHQFVSNGDEYVMFYYWRSGYLTYHAVSVTDQTFNKPVGMLVQSCFIPQSTRALTVTTEGSAVVWEVVKQNGVFSKNVYEKMPLKLSKLHSSSVTTVSLTNNGMIVTGDAAGCVKFFDKELKLLNWYDNLKFGPVMSIAFANVSTSKLHLVNNDTEYPDESTLDADSFVVPDFIVSTSASVIVHVTTNGTVVDVIAKEHDAAVMAVATHPSLPRLLTGGYSCCLKLWDYDQKVVLSNREFDQKEFVQCLSYDPKGDYIGVGFTNGTVRVLDGVSLEDCCPPFHYSRDCVTHITFSHDSTYIATADLDRCVTVFMAASGDDEEDDTWQYLAHYRSHYKQITGILFGKHLDTGAPRLLSLGTDRMLVEYDLASSSVDDLKLSASDRIEQSAIPTAMIWYPPITKESFLLITNSQYKIKLLNASTKMCRKTMLGPTYNSPLQKLVILPSPIMTDEFGQQVKRYLAFINNNKIGLLILPHDGNPHNSTCLVSHPGMTIDLASSHDGKYLFTAGGEDCTVNMWSVDTETLEASKLLGGEELIPFYPMLEGGRDGDFFAEMKDYFYYAQIKHQGPEVTTTREVSTKMPITQIPNVMRALGFYPSEQEIEDMINEVKFSEYVETGKTVTEINLNDFIKLYINHRPAFGLSPAQLVKAFHVLGENGSIDRAKLLTLLQENGEHLTETELLDSLMTLLNYNEDPEVDHLFTADPSVVLAEEIPQRVSAKQFAEELLGLTT, encoded by the exons ATGAGCGAAACAGGGGAAGACACCAAGTCACCAGACAAGAGCAGTACAGAGCCAGAGGAGAGTGGTGATGATGCTGACAATGAGCTGACCCCAACTAAACCCACTCCAGTAACGGAACAATATGAGTCTGTAGTGGCTAGTGCCAAACCAGGAGACTTACACAAGTCAGAGTCCAAGTTAAGGCAACCTTTG AACATCACTTGGTCATTTGGATATAACTCATCGCTACCTGTTCATAATCTGTCAGATAACAACAGAAAG ATGATATTTTATGCAAGCGCACACACTGGAGTTTTGTATGATTGTACTGGTAATGAGCAATTTTTACTTCAAGGACAT AGTAACCCGATCACTTGCACTTGTTCAAGTGCTGATAAAAGATGGCTGGTAACAGCTGATGTTGGAAAAGATTGTCTTGTGTCCATTTGGGATTCTTATTCTGG TGTACCAGTGAGAAGTATATTTGATGGACTTGGCAGTGGAACTATAGCAGCTGCAATGTCCAGTgatgtatgttttattattttaatcAGTTATGCCACTCCTCAG GTAGTGTCTGTTTGGGATTGGACCACTGAAAGTGATGAGCCTATCAGCAAAGTGAAGCTGGACCCCATGTATGGCCAGCAA AAATTTGTAGATTTCAGTCAAGAAGACCCACATCAGTTTGTCAGCAATGGAGATGAATATGTGATGTTCTATTACTGG AGAAGTGGATATTTGACTTACCATGCAGTGTCCGTTACTGACCAGACCTTCAACAAGCCTGTTGGTATGCTAGTACAGAGCTGCTTTATCCCTCAGTCAACTAGAGCACTGACTGTTACTACTGAAGGATCTGCAGTTGTGTGGGAAGTAGTCAAGCAAAATG GGGTTTTCTCCAAAAACGTGTATGAAAAAATGCCACTAAAGCTCAGCAAACTGCACAGTTCATCAGTTACCACTGTCTCACTAACTAATAATGG tatgatagtgACAGGTGATGCTGCTGGATGTGTAAAATTCTTTGACAAGGAACTCAAGCTTCTCAATTG GTATGATAACCTCAAATTTGGACCTGTCATGTCCATTGCATTTGCTAATGTCAGTACTTCTAAACTACACTT AGTCAACAATGACACAGAATATCCAGATGAGTCCACATTGGATGCTGACAGTTTTGTAGTACCTGATTTCATTGTTAGTACATCAGCCTCTGTTATTGTTCATGTGACAACCAATGGAACCGTAGTTGAT GTGATTGCTAAGGAGCATGATGCTGCTGTGATGGCTGTAGCCACTCATCCCAGCCT GCCAAGGTTACTGACAGGGGGCTATTCGTGTTGCTTGAAATTGTGGGATTATGATCAAAA GGTTGTTTTGAGTAATCGAGAATTTGACCAAAAAGAATTTGTTCAGTGCCTGTCCTATGATCCTAAAGGTGACTATATTG GTGTTGGCTTCACCAATGGAACAGTCAGGGTGTTGGATGGTGTTTCACTAGAAGATTGTTGTCCACCCTTCCACTACTCTAGGGACTGTGTCACTCATATCACATTCTCTCATGATTCCACCTATATAGCAACCGCA GATTTGGACAGATGTGTGACTGTGTTCATGGCTGCTTCTGGGGATGATGAGGAAGATGACACTTGGCAATATCTGGCACATTATCGatctcactacaaacaaatcacag GTATTTTGTTTGGAAAACACCTTGACACAGGAGCACCACGTCTACTTTCTCTTGGAACAGACCGAATGCTG GTTGAGTATGACTTAGCAAGCAGCTCAGTAGATGATCTAAAGTTATCCGCTTCAGACAGAATTGAACAGAGTGCTATACCAACAGCAATGATTTGGTACCCACCTATCACCAAGGAATCCTTCTTGTTAATAACCAACAGCCAA TACAAGATAAAGCTGCTGAATGCTAGTACTAAAATGTGTAGAAAAACTATGTTGGGTCCAACCTATAACAGTCCACTACAAAA GCTTGTAATCTTACCATCTCCCATCATGACTGATGAATTTGGTCAACAGGTTAAGAGATACTTGGCattcatcaataataataaa ATTGGATTACTGATATTGCCACATGATGGAAATCCACACAACTCAACTTGCTTGGTTTCCCACCCTGGAATG ACCATTGACCTGGCAAGCTCCCATGATGGAAAATACCTCTTCACAGCTGGTGGAGAAGACTGTACTGTCAACATGTGGAGTGTGGATACTGA GACCCTGGAGGCATCCAAATTACTTGGTGGTGAAGAGCTCATTCCATTCTATCCCATGTTGGAGGGGGGAAGAGATGGGGATTTTTTTGCTGAAATGAAAGACTACTTCTACTATGCACAGATCAAGCA TCAAGGACCAGAAGTCACTACTACTAGGGAAGTCTCTACAAAGATGCCAATCACACAAATCCCAAATGTTATGCGAGCTCTGGGCTTTTATCCTTCAGAACAAGAG ATTGAAGATATGATAAATGAAGTCAAATTTAGTGAGTATGTTGAGACAGGGAAGACCGTCACAGAGATCAACCTCAATGATTTTATCAAAT TGTACATTAACCATAGACCAGCATTTGGCTTATCTCCTGCACAACTAGTTAAAGCTTTCCATGTACTTGGTGAAAATGGCTCAATTGATAGAGCTAAACTTCTTACCCTGCTGCAAGAAAATG GAGAGCACTTAACGGAGACAGAACTCCTGGACAGTCTGATGACATTGTTAAACTATAACGAGGACCCTGAAGTTGATCACTTGTTTACTGCAGATCCCAGTGTTGTGCTGGCTGAAGAGATACCTCAAAGAGTATCAGCCAAACAGTTTGCTGAAGAACTGCTAGGTCTGACCACATAA